From a single Piliocolobus tephrosceles isolate RC106 chromosome 21, ASM277652v3, whole genome shotgun sequence genomic region:
- the DENND1C gene encoding DENN domain-containing protein 1C isoform X4 yields MQMVPKFCFPFDVEREPPSPVVQHFTFALTDLAGNRRFGFCRLRAGTQSCLCILSHLPWFEVFYKLLNTVGDLLAQDQVSEAEELLQNLFQQSLSGPQASVGLELGSGVTVSSGQGIPPPTPGNSKPLSCFVAPDSGRLPSIPENRNLTELVVAVTDENIVALFAALLAERRVLLTASKLSTLTSCVHASCALLYPMRWEHVLIPTLPPHLLDYCCAPMPYLIGVHASLAEKVREKALEDVVVLNVDANTLETTFNDVQALPPDVVSLLRLRLRKVALAPGEGVSRLFLKAQALLFGGYRDALVCSPGQPVTFSEEAFLAQKPGAPLQAFHQRAVHLQLFKQFIEARLEKLNNGEGFSDQFEQEITGCGASSGAVRSYQLWADNLKKGGGALLHSVKAKTQPAVKNMYRSAKSGLKGVQSLLMYKDGDSILQRGGSLRAPALTSRSDRLQQRLPITRHFGQNRPLRPSRRRRLEEGTSEPPGVGTPPLSPEDEGCPWAEEALDSSFLGSGEELDLLSEILDSLSVGAKSAGSLRPSQSLDCCHRGDLDSCFSLPNIPRWQPDDKKLPEPEPQPLSLPSLQNTSSLDATSSSKDPRSQLIPSESDQEVISPSQSATASADPSSRGDPKPSPLTEPLILHLAPSHKAAEDSRTQENPASWLSTAPTEPSPPESPQILAPTKPNFDIAWTSQPLDPSSDPSSLEDPRAPSPKALLAEHAHLQPLEEPGALTSPATPTSNWQNLQPSSRPRVADLKKCFEG; encoded by the exons ATGCAGATGGTGCCTAaattctgcttcccttttgatGTAGAAAG GGAGCCCCCCAGCCCTGTCGTGCAGCATTTCACCTTCGCCCTCACAGACCTTGCCGGCAACCGCAGATTTGGTTTCTGCCGCCTGCGGGCGGGTACCCAGAGCTGTCTCTGCATCCTCAG CCACTTGCCCTGGTTCGAGGTGTTTTACAAGCTACTGAACACAGTGGGAGACCTCCTAGCCCAGGACCAG GTCTCCGAGGCAGAGGAACTTCTTCAAAATCTGTTTCAGCAGTCCCTGTCTGGGCCCCAGGCCTCAGTGGGGCTGGAGCTG GGCAGCGGAGTGACCGTCTCCAGCGGGCAGGGTATCCCGCCCCCTACCCCGGGAAATAGCAAGCCG CTGTCCTGCTTCGTGGCCCCGGACTCCGGCCGCCTGCCATCCATCCCTGAGAAC AGGAACCTAACGGAGCTGGTGGTGGCCGTGACTGACGAGAACATCGTGGCGCTGTTCGCGGCGCTCCTGGCGGAGAGAAGAGTCCTGCTCACCGCCAGCAAACTCAGCACA CTGACCTCGTGCGTCCACGCGTCCTGCGCGCTCCTGTACCCCATGCGCTGGGAGCACGTGCTGATCCCCACGCTGCCCCCACACCTACTGGACTACTGCTG CGCGCCCATGCCCTACCTCATTGGAGTGCACGCCAGTCTCGCCGAG AAAGTACGAGAAAAAGCTCTGGAGGACGTCGTAGTGCTGAACGTCGACGCCAATACCTTGGAGACAACATTTAACGATGTGCAGGCGCTGCCTCCAGACGTG GTGTCCCTGCTGAGGCTCCGACTCAGGAAGGTCGCCCTGGCCCCCGGGGAAGGGGTGTCCCGTCTCTTCCTCAAAGCCCAGGCCCTGCTCTTCGGGGGGTACCGCGATGCACTTGTCTGCAGCCCG GGCCAGCCAGTGACCTTCAGTGAGGAAGCCTTCTTGGCCCAGAAGCCTGGGGCACCTCTGCAGGCCTTCCACCAGCGGGCTGTGCACCTGCAGCTGTTCAAACAG TTCATCGAAGCCCGACTGGAGAAGCTCAACAATGGGGAGGGCTTCTCAGATCAATTCGAGCAGGAGATCACCGGCTGCGGGGCCTCCTCAG GGGCCGTTCGATCCTATCAGCTCTGGGCAGACAATCTAAAG AAAGGTGGTGGTGCCCTCCTGCACTCAGTCAAGGCCAAGACCCAACCAGCAGTCAAGAACATGTACCGCTCG GCCAAGAGTGGTTTGAAGGGGGTGCAGAGCCTTCTAATGTATAAG GATGGAGACTCTATCCTGCAGAGGGGGGGCTCTCTGAGGGCCCCAGCCCTCACCAGCCGCTCAGACCGCCTGCAGCAACGCCTCCCAATCACTCGGCACTTTGGACAG AACCGGCCCCTTCGCCCCAGCAGGAGACGCCGGCTGGAAGAGGGAACTTCCGAGCCCCCAGGGGTGGG GACACCCCCTCTGAGTCCTGAGGATGAGGGGTGCCCATGGGCAGAAGAAGCTCTGGACAGCAGCTTCTTAGGGTCTGGAGAAGAACTGGATTTGTTGAGCGAGATTCTGGACAGTCTTAGCGTGGGAGCCAAGAGTGCAGGCAGCCTGAGACCGAGCCAGAGTTTAGACTGCTGTCACAGAGGAGACCTGGACAGCTGCTTCAGCCTG CCTAACATACCAAGATGGCAACCAGACGATAAGAAACTACCAGAGCCAGAGCCCCAGCCCCTGTCCCTGCCATCCCTGCAAAACACCTCATCTTTGGATGCCACCAGCTCTTCAAAGGACCCCAGGTCCCAGCTAATACCCTCAGAGTCCGACCAAGAAGTCATCTCTCCATCCCAGTCCGCAACAGCTTCTGCAGACCCAAGCAGCCGAGGGGACCCCAAACCCTCTCCTCTCACAGAGCCCCTAATTCTTCATCTCGCCCCTTCCCACAAGGCAGCTGAAGATTCTAGAACCCAGGAAAACCCCGCTTCCTGGCTCTCCACTGCacccactgagcccagccctccAGAAAGCCCCCAAATTTTGGCCCCCACAAAGCCCAACTTTGATATAGCCTGGACGTCCCAGCCCCTTGATCCTTCCTCAGACCCCAGTTCTCTGGAGGACCCCAGAGCCCCGTCTCCCAAGGCCCTGCTAGCAGAGCACGCTCACCTCCAGCCACTCGAGGAACCGGGAGCCCTGACTTCCCCTGCTACACCCACCAGCAACTGGCAAAACCTCCAGCCCAGCAGCCGGCCCAGAGTCGCTGATCTTAAGAAGTGCTTTGAGGGTTAA
- the DENND1C gene encoding DENN domain-containing protein 1C isoform X6, with translation MRWEHVLIPTLPPHLLDYCCAPMPYLIGVHASLAEKVREKALEDVVVLNVDANTLETTFNDVQALPPDVVSLLRLRLRKVALAPGEGVSRLFLKAQALLFGGYRDALVCSPGQPVTFSEEAFLAQKPGAPLQAFHQRAVHLQLFKQFIEARLEKLNNGEGFSDQFEQEITGCGASSGAVRSYQLWADNLKKGGGALLHSVKAKTQPAVKNMYRSAKSGLKGVQSLLMYKDGDSILQRGGSLRAPALTSRSDRLQQRLPITRHFGQNRPLRPSRRRRLEEGTSEPPGVGTPPLSPEDEGCPWAEEALDSSFLGSGEELDLLSEILDSLSVGAKSAGSLRPSQSLDCCHRGDLDSCFSLPNIPRWQPDDKKLPEPEPQPLSLPSLQNTSSLDATSSSKDPRSQLIPSESDQEVISPSQSATASADPSSRGDPKPSPLTEPLILHLAPSHKAAEDSRTQENPASWLSTAPTEPSPPESPQILAPTKPNFDIAWTSQPLDPSSDPSSLEDPRAPSPKALLAEHAHLQPLEEPGALTSPATPTSNWQNLQPSSRPRVADLKKCFEG, from the exons ATGCGCTGGGAGCACGTGCTGATCCCCACGCTGCCCCCACACCTACTGGACTACTGCTG CGCGCCCATGCCCTACCTCATTGGAGTGCACGCCAGTCTCGCCGAG AAAGTACGAGAAAAAGCTCTGGAGGACGTCGTAGTGCTGAACGTCGACGCCAATACCTTGGAGACAACATTTAACGATGTGCAGGCGCTGCCTCCAGACGTG GTGTCCCTGCTGAGGCTCCGACTCAGGAAGGTCGCCCTGGCCCCCGGGGAAGGGGTGTCCCGTCTCTTCCTCAAAGCCCAGGCCCTGCTCTTCGGGGGGTACCGCGATGCACTTGTCTGCAGCCCG GGCCAGCCAGTGACCTTCAGTGAGGAAGCCTTCTTGGCCCAGAAGCCTGGGGCACCTCTGCAGGCCTTCCACCAGCGGGCTGTGCACCTGCAGCTGTTCAAACAG TTCATCGAAGCCCGACTGGAGAAGCTCAACAATGGGGAGGGCTTCTCAGATCAATTCGAGCAGGAGATCACCGGCTGCGGGGCCTCCTCAG GGGCCGTTCGATCCTATCAGCTCTGGGCAGACAATCTAAAG AAAGGTGGTGGTGCCCTCCTGCACTCAGTCAAGGCCAAGACCCAACCAGCAGTCAAGAACATGTACCGCTCG GCCAAGAGTGGTTTGAAGGGGGTGCAGAGCCTTCTAATGTATAAG GATGGAGACTCTATCCTGCAGAGGGGGGGCTCTCTGAGGGCCCCAGCCCTCACCAGCCGCTCAGACCGCCTGCAGCAACGCCTCCCAATCACTCGGCACTTTGGACAG AACCGGCCCCTTCGCCCCAGCAGGAGACGCCGGCTGGAAGAGGGAACTTCCGAGCCCCCAGGGGTGGG GACACCCCCTCTGAGTCCTGAGGATGAGGGGTGCCCATGGGCAGAAGAAGCTCTGGACAGCAGCTTCTTAGGGTCTGGAGAAGAACTGGATTTGTTGAGCGAGATTCTGGACAGTCTTAGCGTGGGAGCCAAGAGTGCAGGCAGCCTGAGACCGAGCCAGAGTTTAGACTGCTGTCACAGAGGAGACCTGGACAGCTGCTTCAGCCTG CCTAACATACCAAGATGGCAACCAGACGATAAGAAACTACCAGAGCCAGAGCCCCAGCCCCTGTCCCTGCCATCCCTGCAAAACACCTCATCTTTGGATGCCACCAGCTCTTCAAAGGACCCCAGGTCCCAGCTAATACCCTCAGAGTCCGACCAAGAAGTCATCTCTCCATCCCAGTCCGCAACAGCTTCTGCAGACCCAAGCAGCCGAGGGGACCCCAAACCCTCTCCTCTCACAGAGCCCCTAATTCTTCATCTCGCCCCTTCCCACAAGGCAGCTGAAGATTCTAGAACCCAGGAAAACCCCGCTTCCTGGCTCTCCACTGCacccactgagcccagccctccAGAAAGCCCCCAAATTTTGGCCCCCACAAAGCCCAACTTTGATATAGCCTGGACGTCCCAGCCCCTTGATCCTTCCTCAGACCCCAGTTCTCTGGAGGACCCCAGAGCCCCGTCTCCCAAGGCCCTGCTAGCAGAGCACGCTCACCTCCAGCCACTCGAGGAACCGGGAGCCCTGACTTCCCCTGCTACACCCACCAGCAACTGGCAAAACCTCCAGCCCAGCAGCCGGCCCAGAGTCGCTGATCTTAAGAAGTGCTTTGAGGGTTAA